The DNA window TGTTGTCAAAGGTGTCCCAAAAAACATGTTCAAAGGGATCCATCCCTCCAAAGACTCCCCTAAAGACCTCAAGGTCATGGAATAAGTAAGGACAATCAAAGGAGCTGTTATGACCCCCTGTGGCACTTCTTCCTCTGTGGGATCTGCTCTCCTTAACAGACCTGTCATAGAGTGATCGTTTCTGAGGGTCGGACAAAACCGCATATGCTGCAGTGactgctttgaatttcttttcagcttcctCCTTGTTGTTGGGATTCTTATCAGGATGCCATCTGAGTGCCAGTTTGTGGTAGGATTTCTTAACATCATCCTGTGAGGCACTTTTTTGCAGTCCAAGGACTTTGTAATAATCCGCCATCTCAAAGGAAAGGTGGGGCTGTTTGGAAGTTGCCTGGTACCTCTCTCTCACCAAGAATGTGAAGCCCAGGGATGACCAGCATGCAGAGACTCCTGGACACCTAATGCTGCTGCAGTTCTCAGGGGTGGGTAGATGCTCAGTTCATCCCTCGATCTGCTTTGTCCTTTTGCATCAAGAGTCCACACAGTGCTGCTTGACGGtatcctttctttttaagccTGTTCTTCAAAAATTGTGAGATTGTGATCTCAGAGGGCGGTCAGCCAATCATTGCTCTGTTGACC is part of the Phalacrocorax carbo chromosome 6, bPhaCar2.1, whole genome shotgun sequence genome and encodes:
- the DNAJB8 gene encoding dnaJ homolog subfamily B member 8, which translates into the protein MADYYKVLGLQKSASQDDVKKSYHKLALRWHPDKNPNNKEEAEKKFKAVTAAYAVLSDPQKRSLYDRSVKESRSHRGRSATGGHNSSFDCPYLFHDLEVFRGVFGGMDPFEHVFWDTFDNIRNNGENWHRTSGRGRSSSLFSDFMESFMPWNSFSPSEQSTSSFGGDTAGPHSVRSVLTTTEVINGKRITTRKIIENGQEITEVEEDGQLRSVKINRRDHRKL